In Eschrichtius robustus isolate mEscRob2 chromosome 11, mEscRob2.pri, whole genome shotgun sequence, the following proteins share a genomic window:
- the CNTF gene encoding ciliary neurotrophic factor yields the protein MAFTEHSPLTAHRRDLCSRSVWLARKIRSDLTALTESYVKHQGLNENINLDSVRGVPVASTDRWSELSEAERLQENLQAYRTFHVMLARLLEDQRVHFTPAEDDFHQAIHTILLQVAAFAYQLEELMVLLEHKIPSSEADGMPFVVGDGGLFEKKLWGLKVLQELSQWTVRSVRDLRVISSCQTGIPGRGSHYTAKDKKM from the exons ATGGCTTTCACAGAGCATTCACCGCTGACCGCTCACCGCCGGGACCTCTGTAGCCGCTCTGTCTGGCTAGCAAGGAAGATTCGTTCCGACCTGACTGCTCTTACGGAATCTTAT GTGAAGCATCAAGGTCTGAACGAGAACATAAACCTGGACTCTGTGCGTGGTGTGCCAGTGGCAAGCACTGATCGGTGGAGTGAGCTTAGTGAGGCAGAGCGACTGCAAGAGAACCTCCAAGCTTATCGTACCTTCCACGTTATGTTGGCCAGACTGTTAGAAGACCAACGGGTGCATTTTACTCCAGCTGAAGATGACTTCCATCAAGCAATACATACCATTCTCCTCCAAGTCGCTGCCTTTGCTTACCAGCTGGAAGAATTAATGGTGCTCCTGGAACACAAGATCCCTTCCAGTGAGGCTGATGGGATGCCCTTTGTTGTTGGAGATGGCGGTCTCTTTGAGAAGAAGCTGTGGGGCCTAAAGGTGCTGCAAGAGCTTTCACAGTGGACAGTGAGGTCCGTCCGTGACCTTCGAGTCATTTCATCTTGTCAAACTGGGATCCCAGGACGTGGGAGCCATTATACTGCTAAGGACAAGAAAATGTAG